From a region of the uncultured Desulfatiglans sp. genome:
- a CDS encoding Glycosyltransferase, group 1 family protein: MTAQEIFPSEASIHRLPGRQPNAPIRVAMVIPKYGLLGGAEAFAFELGERLSSEEGVEVHILANQWRAGGGRVTFHKIPVFRFPRFLRQPTFAFFVNRAAPPGRFDLIHSHDRIWRMDLFSMHGIPHSQWVAQVRRKRMSLFDRSTAWVETRGIRNPLRPLVMPVSHLVRKHLLECYALPPDQIQVIHPGVALDRFERLNREDCRGEIRRRVGLGREDVVALFVGMNFDVKGLDLVLKGMSELLHGNGTMPPLKLLVVGKGDQEGYTRLARELGLDRRVFFAGPTREVEKFYLASDLFVMPSRFDTFGMVVLEAMAAGLPVVISSNVGARDLVRDGEEGFVVRQDRNIEAIGAALKSLLDPEDRRRMGLHARLTASRHDWRLVAARIGGIYRARAALRIGSSAPCPGVPSDRAS, from the coding sequence GTGACGGCGCAGGAGATATTCCCTTCCGAGGCATCCATCCATCGGCTTCCCGGTCGCCAACCCAACGCCCCGATCAGGGTGGCGATGGTGATTCCCAAATACGGCCTGCTCGGCGGCGCCGAGGCCTTTGCTTTCGAACTTGGGGAAAGGCTTTCGAGCGAGGAAGGGGTCGAGGTCCACATCCTGGCCAATCAGTGGCGCGCAGGCGGGGGGCGGGTGACGTTTCACAAGATTCCGGTATTCCGGTTCCCCCGGTTTCTTAGACAGCCGACTTTCGCCTTCTTCGTCAACCGCGCCGCCCCGCCGGGGAGGTTCGACTTGATCCATTCCCATGACCGGATTTGGCGGATGGATCTTTTCAGCATGCACGGCATCCCCCACAGCCAATGGGTTGCACAGGTGCGCCGAAAGCGGATGAGCCTCTTCGATCGTAGTACGGCATGGGTCGAGACAAGGGGCATCAGGAATCCCCTCAGGCCTCTTGTGATGCCGGTTTCGCACCTCGTCAGGAAGCACCTTCTCGAATGCTACGCCTTGCCGCCCGATCAGATTCAGGTGATCCATCCCGGGGTGGCGCTCGATCGCTTCGAGCGCCTGAACCGGGAAGATTGCCGCGGGGAGATCCGGCGGCGGGTCGGCCTCGGCCGGGAAGACGTGGTCGCCCTCTTTGTGGGGATGAACTTCGATGTCAAGGGCCTCGATCTGGTCTTGAAGGGCATGTCGGAATTGCTCCATGGGAATGGGACGATGCCGCCCCTCAAGCTGCTGGTGGTCGGGAAAGGCGATCAGGAAGGATATACGCGCCTTGCACGGGAGCTCGGCCTCGACCGGCGGGTGTTCTTTGCAGGGCCGACACGGGAGGTGGAAAAATTCTACCTGGCTTCGGATCTGTTTGTAATGCCTTCCAGATTCGACACCTTTGGCATGGTCGTGCTCGAAGCCATGGCGGCCGGGCTCCCGGTGGTGATCAGTTCGAACGTGGGGGCGCGCGACCTGGTCCGGGACGGTGAAGAAGGATTTGTGGTCCGCCAGGACAGAAATATCGAAGCCATCGGCGCCGCTCTGAAATCGCTGCTGGATCCGGAAGACCGCAGGCGTATGGGATTGCACGCGCGGCTGACGGCTTCCAGGCACGACTGGCGCCTTGTGGCCGCCAGGATCGGGGGGATCTACCGGGCTAGGGCTGCACTTCGAATAGGATCATCCGCCCCGTGTCCCGGTGTTCCCAGTGACCGAGCATCTTGA
- a CDS encoding Two component system response regulator modulated with antisigma-factor antagonist domain yields the protein MGPKPKVLVIDDENANLTMFRLFLSAYGYEVLLAENGAGGLALFEKEKPRIVFTDIKMPGIDGFEVLQRIKAADPGTQVIVITGHGDMDLALQALDLDATDFINKPIGRSALDSALDRAEKRLKRVEKPLGPVFSFRKEGEVLIFEVAGRLDGKTGAELLQDWRRAGREAGGVLIHFAATAGMNSAGIAALIQLLSDAAKSGRKAVLTGLTENLREIMTMVGVTRLAPVFEREEEGLLLLKKSVAR from the coding sequence ATGGGCCCTAAACCAAAGGTCCTTGTCATCGACGACGAGAACGCGAATCTGACCATGTTTCGCCTCTTTCTCTCGGCATACGGCTACGAGGTCCTCCTGGCCGAAAACGGCGCCGGGGGGTTGGCGCTTTTCGAGAAAGAAAAGCCCCGGATCGTCTTCACTGACATCAAGATGCCCGGTATCGACGGATTCGAGGTCCTGCAACGCATCAAGGCGGCTGACCCGGGGACCCAGGTGATCGTCATTACAGGCCACGGTGACATGGATCTGGCGCTCCAGGCGCTCGATCTCGATGCCACGGATTTTATCAATAAACCGATTGGCCGCTCAGCCCTCGATTCGGCTCTGGACAGGGCGGAAAAGCGGCTGAAGCGTGTAGAGAAGCCTTTGGGCCCTGTATTTTCGTTTCGAAAAGAGGGGGAAGTCCTTATCTTCGAGGTTGCCGGACGGCTGGATGGAAAAACGGGGGCCGAGCTCCTGCAGGACTGGCGGAGAGCCGGAAGGGAGGCGGGCGGGGTGCTCATCCATTTCGCGGCTACGGCCGGGATGAACAGTGCAGGAATTGCCGCTCTGATTCAACTGCTTTCAGATGCTGCAAAAAGCGGCCGGAAAGCGGTCTTGACAGGGCTGACCGAAAATCTCCGGGAGATTATGACGATGGTGGGGGTTACCCGCCTGGCGCCCGTTTTTGAACGGGAGGAAGAAGGGCTGCTGCTTCTGAAAAAATCTGTTGCCAGGTGA
- a CDS encoding putative uncharacterized membrane protein (Evidence 3 : Putative function from multiple computational evidences), with protein sequence MIASYYKSALKQQWIRLILGHPRWTIVFLLMLTLFFIWQIPHLRFQSSLYDLAVEDLPETRRYEKFKKIFGTEEVILVVARTKGVFEPGAFKAIEKLADRLEEIEGVRRVISLPGIKRDVELFGIKSLREFEQILQPVELIWKSLLSEDRKNTSVMLLLDDSKDRRAVVNAVQEEIERVRQGIDLYQIGMPVVSEALSRFTERDFLHLPPLTFGVIAVLLFLFFRDLRGILIPLGIVLMVLIWVFGLMGMTGVPLTMLTMIVPVFLIAVGTAYCMHVWSMYLEELENAASNRIAVIQSFSRSALPMGLVVATTIIGLGSLFVNRIEGIRSFALFSCLGMVCLLVMILTFLPALLTALPAPRSRLSSIARPHACVARFLEAIVRIDVAHQRMTLPILAVVILLAFWGMTRIRVETNPVAYFREQSEISRHFHDAYRDMTGSFPVNVVVEGEGEGYFEDPAHLRKVEEIQDYLQTLEGVDKTLSFLDYLKLVRYALNRFDPNDYALPEEAFEVRMLVNSYQTILGTDMLRTYMDEDFSRTGILLLTRLSSSAEFLRMKSRIEAHCNSVLGGSSRVDATGFGMVISASSEWVTRGQVSSLWITVAAVFALMLVLFVSLRVGVVAILANFFPIIVNFGLMGWLGIKLSMVTSLIAGIAIGLAVDDTIHYLVGFSRELKKDLNKQRALTDTLLRVGRPMVYTTLTIGSGFAVLLFSHFEPTAVFGLMMAVTLLAALVGDLVLLPSLMLHVDLVTVWDLLKLMRPLGGVAGGVAHELNQPLNAIKMGSEYLKMTLDRGEEISREQLRQIVQEIDEQVDRASGTIKRLCRFDQKADVDCEEVDLNAAAQEVLAILGHQLALENIRLELKFEPDLPPVFANVNRIGQVVFNLLNNAREAILRKRRAGGETAEDHIGVRTFRAGKRAVGLEISDTGPGISEESLGRVFEPFYTTKKGGEGLGLGLSIVYGIVKAYGGRVRIRSEEGRGSTFRVLFPVPGEERG encoded by the coding sequence ATGATCGCCTCCTACTACAAATCCGCATTGAAGCAGCAGTGGATCCGGCTGATTCTGGGTCATCCCCGCTGGACGATCGTCTTTCTCCTGATGCTGACCCTCTTCTTCATCTGGCAGATTCCCCATCTTCGGTTCCAGTCCTCCCTGTATGATCTGGCGGTCGAAGACCTGCCGGAGACCCGCCGATATGAGAAATTCAAGAAGATTTTCGGGACGGAAGAGGTGATTCTCGTCGTGGCCCGGACGAAAGGGGTGTTCGAGCCCGGTGCCTTCAAAGCAATCGAAAAACTGGCGGATCGCCTGGAAGAGATCGAGGGGGTTCGCAGGGTGATCAGTCTGCCCGGCATCAAGCGCGATGTGGAGCTTTTCGGCATCAAGAGCCTGAGGGAGTTCGAACAGATCCTTCAACCGGTCGAACTGATCTGGAAGAGCCTCCTTTCCGAAGACCGAAAAAACACCTCGGTCATGCTGCTGCTCGACGACTCCAAAGACCGGCGGGCGGTCGTGAATGCAGTGCAGGAGGAAATAGAGCGGGTACGACAAGGGATCGATCTGTATCAGATTGGGATGCCGGTTGTTTCGGAGGCCCTTTCCCGTTTTACGGAAAGGGATTTTCTGCATCTGCCTCCCTTGACATTCGGTGTGATCGCGGTGTTGCTGTTTCTGTTTTTCAGAGACCTTCGGGGGATATTGATCCCTCTCGGCATTGTGCTGATGGTGCTGATTTGGGTGTTCGGGCTGATGGGCATGACGGGGGTGCCCCTGACCATGCTCACCATGATCGTGCCCGTTTTTCTGATTGCCGTCGGAACGGCCTACTGTATGCATGTCTGGTCCATGTACCTCGAGGAACTCGAGAACGCGGCCTCGAACAGGATAGCGGTGATCCAATCCTTTTCGCGCAGTGCGCTGCCGATGGGCCTGGTGGTGGCCACCACCATCATCGGCCTGGGTTCGCTTTTCGTCAACCGGATCGAGGGGATCCGGTCCTTCGCGCTCTTCTCATGCCTGGGAATGGTTTGCCTCCTGGTCATGATCTTGACCTTTCTCCCCGCGCTTCTGACGGCCTTGCCGGCACCGCGGAGCCGTCTATCGTCGATTGCACGGCCCCACGCCTGCGTTGCCCGATTTCTCGAGGCGATTGTCCGGATCGATGTCGCCCATCAGAGGATGACCCTCCCCATCCTGGCGGTGGTGATCCTTCTGGCGTTCTGGGGGATGACGCGCATCCGCGTCGAGACGAACCCTGTCGCCTATTTCAGGGAACAAAGCGAAATCAGCAGGCATTTCCATGATGCGTACCGGGATATGACCGGCTCCTTCCCTGTGAATGTGGTCGTGGAGGGAGAGGGGGAGGGCTATTTCGAAGACCCGGCCCATTTGAGAAAGGTCGAAGAGATCCAGGACTATCTGCAGACGCTCGAGGGTGTCGACAAGACCCTGTCCTTCCTGGACTATCTCAAGCTGGTCCGCTATGCCCTCAATCGGTTCGATCCGAATGACTATGCCCTGCCGGAAGAGGCTTTCGAGGTCCGGATGCTGGTGAACAGCTACCAGACGATCCTCGGGACCGACATGCTGCGCACGTATATGGACGAGGATTTTTCCAGAACCGGCATCCTCCTGCTGACCCGCCTCTCCAGTTCTGCGGAGTTCCTGCGGATGAAATCGAGGATAGAAGCACACTGCAATTCGGTTCTGGGAGGGTCCTCCCGCGTCGATGCTACGGGCTTCGGCATGGTCATATCCGCCAGCAGCGAATGGGTGACGCGGGGGCAGGTGAGCAGCCTCTGGATCACCGTCGCTGCGGTGTTTGCCTTGATGCTGGTGTTGTTCGTTTCGCTCAGGGTGGGCGTCGTCGCGATTCTGGCCAATTTTTTCCCGATCATCGTGAATTTCGGTCTAATGGGATGGCTGGGGATCAAGCTGTCCATGGTGACGAGCCTGATAGCCGGGATAGCCATCGGACTGGCGGTGGATGACACCATTCATTACCTCGTCGGGTTCAGCCGGGAGCTCAAAAAGGATCTGAACAAGCAGCGCGCCTTGACCGATACCCTCTTGCGTGTCGGCCGTCCGATGGTTTATACCACACTCACGATCGGCTCGGGCTTTGCGGTCCTGCTGTTTTCCCATTTCGAACCGACGGCCGTCTTCGGCCTGATGATGGCCGTCACCCTGCTCGCGGCCCTGGTGGGGGATCTCGTTTTGCTGCCATCCTTGATGCTGCATGTCGATCTGGTGACGGTGTGGGATTTATTGAAGCTGATGCGGCCGCTAGGGGGAGTGGCGGGCGGAGTGGCTCACGAATTGAACCAGCCGTTGAATGCCATCAAGATGGGCAGCGAATATCTCAAAATGACACTCGATCGCGGGGAGGAGATTTCCCGGGAGCAGCTCAGGCAGATTGTTCAGGAGATCGACGAACAGGTCGACCGGGCAAGCGGCACGATCAAGCGCCTATGCAGGTTCGACCAGAAGGCGGATGTCGACTGCGAGGAGGTGGACCTGAATGCCGCCGCTCAAGAAGTGCTGGCGATCCTCGGGCATCAGCTGGCGCTCGAAAACATCCGGCTCGAGCTGAAGTTCGAGCCGGATCTGCCCCCTGTTTTCGCCAACGTGAACCGGATCGGGCAGGTCGTCTTCAATCTTCTGAACAACGCCAGGGAAGCGATTCTGCGCAAACGGAGGGCCGGAGGCGAGACGGCGGAAGACCATATCGGTGTGCGCACCTTCAGGGCGGGCAAGCGGGCGGTGGGGTTGGAGATATCGGACACCGGCCCGGGTATTTCGGAGGAAAGCCTGGGCAGAGTCTTCGAACCTTTCTACACAACGAAAAAGGGCGGCGAGGGATTGGGGCTGGGGCTTTCCATCGTCTATGGCATAGTCAAGGCCTATGGGGGCCGCGTCCGAATACGGAGCGAGGAGGGCCGGGGAAGCACTTTCAGGGTTCTGTTCCCGGTGCCGGGGGAGGAAAGGGGATAA
- a CDS encoding Glycosyltransferase, group 2 family protein has translation MGLSACVICYNEEENIGRCLESVSWVDELVVVDSLSRDDTVRIARSFTGKVYERPWEGYVRQKNFAVSEARQDWILSLDADEQVSKALREEILAVMARPEAKNGYWMPRCSFYQGRWIRHSGFYPDHQTRLFRRGKGRFVGGRVHERLEIEGPVGRLTQDLLHYPYHGGLTGQIDTVNRFSSLLAADLHDRGKRYGGHLLLLRPVFKFLEVYVLKRGFLDGTAGLIIAATSAYALFARYVKLREMEYCSSWKAGVAGKEAPGGSGDGR, from the coding sequence ATGGGGCTTTCCGCCTGTGTGATCTGCTACAACGAAGAAGAGAATATCGGCCGCTGCCTGGAAAGCGTCTCGTGGGTGGATGAACTGGTGGTGGTGGATTCTTTGAGCCGGGATGACACCGTGCGGATTGCGCGCTCCTTTACGGGGAAGGTTTACGAAAGGCCTTGGGAGGGCTATGTCAGGCAGAAGAATTTCGCCGTGTCGGAGGCCAGGCAGGACTGGATTCTGAGCCTCGATGCAGACGAGCAGGTTTCCAAGGCTCTTCGCGAAGAGATCCTCGCCGTGATGGCGCGCCCGGAGGCGAAGAACGGCTACTGGATGCCCCGCTGCTCTTTTTATCAAGGTCGCTGGATCAGGCACAGCGGCTTTTATCCCGATCACCAGACACGGCTCTTCCGCCGTGGCAAGGGCCGGTTCGTCGGCGGCCGAGTGCATGAGCGTCTGGAGATCGAGGGGCCAGTCGGACGGTTGACGCAAGACCTTCTCCACTACCCGTATCATGGGGGACTGACGGGGCAGATCGACACCGTCAACCGGTTTTCCTCCCTTCTGGCAGCGGATCTCCATGACCGGGGCAAGCGCTATGGAGGGCATTTGCTCCTGCTGAGGCCCGTGTTCAAGTTTCTCGAGGTCTACGTCCTCAAACGGGGGTTTCTGGACGGTACGGCGGGGCTCATCATCGCTGCCACATCGGCCTACGCCCTTTTTGCCCGGTATGTCAAACTGCGCGAGATGGAATACTGTTCCTCCTGGAAGGCGGGGGTTGCCGGAAAAGAGGCCCCCGGGGGATCTGGAGACGGGCGGTGA